The following proteins are co-located in the Barnesiella propionica genome:
- a CDS encoding ABC transporter ATP-binding protein, which yields MITKAIKHITIGQTKRLYKPVGYTMLANFINIVPFCLSIEVINTLFKAFDGTGTPLNISKLWGLIVIMFVYIIFMIFGEKKSYNANFREAYNISAEGRIALAEHLRKLSLGFLYKKDSGELSSMLITDFAMTEQGMSHHLPQLLGALVMPIFAFLGLLFVDWQMSIAMFLSLPISFLILIFTSSIQKKLGQTQILAKIRASSRMEEYLQGIRVIKAYNMTGIKFIRLQEAFNDLKRANIKTEALIGPIVMLSVTLLRMGLTLMILCGTYLLIGGKLSVAIFVMFLIVGSRVFDPLTLALINLAEFRYYSIAGERILNLLNEPEMSGTQDAPEQGDIIFRNVSFGYNDKYILHDISVTMKQGSLTAIVGPSGSGKSTLMKLCARFYDPDKGVILLGNKNIREIDPEKLMQRISMVFQDVYLFQDTIKNNIRFGKENATDNEIIEAAKKAQCHDFIIHLPQGYDTMIGEGGCTLSGGEKQRISIARAILKDAPVILLDEATASLDPENEVEIQYAINSLIQGRTVIVIAHKLKTISDADKIIVLDGGNIIEQGTHEQLLKDEGLYAHLWDIQEKSCNWKVNV from the coding sequence ATGATTACAAAGGCTATAAAACATATTACTATAGGACAAACCAAACGTTTATACAAGCCTGTGGGGTATACAATGCTTGCAAACTTTATAAATATAGTTCCCTTTTGTCTTTCAATAGAAGTTATAAATACCCTTTTTAAAGCTTTTGATGGAACTGGAACTCCTCTAAACATATCTAAATTATGGGGGCTGATTGTGATAATGTTTGTATACATAATTTTTATGATTTTTGGAGAAAAGAAATCCTATAATGCAAATTTCCGGGAAGCATACAATATTAGTGCAGAAGGTCGTATTGCTTTAGCCGAACATTTACGCAAGTTGTCATTAGGTTTTCTTTATAAAAAAGATTCTGGAGAATTATCTTCCATGTTAATAACTGATTTTGCTATGACAGAACAAGGGATGTCGCACCATCTTCCTCAATTGCTTGGTGCACTGGTCATGCCTATTTTTGCTTTTTTAGGTTTATTGTTCGTAGATTGGCAGATGTCTATTGCTATGTTTTTATCCCTTCCTATTTCTTTTTTAATACTTATTTTCACTTCTAGTATTCAAAAGAAACTAGGGCAAACTCAAATTCTGGCTAAAATACGTGCCAGTAGCAGAATGGAAGAATATTTACAAGGTATACGTGTTATCAAAGCATATAATATGACTGGAATAAAGTTCATCCGTTTACAGGAAGCATTTAATGATCTCAAACGTGCGAATATCAAAACAGAAGCTCTGATTGGACCTATTGTCATGTTGTCTGTAACCCTTCTTCGTATGGGACTTACTTTGATGATATTATGTGGTACATACCTTTTAATTGGAGGAAAACTTTCTGTTGCTATTTTTGTGATGTTCCTTATCGTTGGCTCCAGAGTTTTTGACCCACTAACATTAGCACTAATCAATCTTGCAGAATTCCGTTATTATTCTATTGCAGGTGAACGTATTTTGAATTTACTAAATGAACCAGAAATGTCAGGAACACAAGATGCTCCGGAACAAGGAGATATTATATTTAGAAATGTATCTTTTGGGTATAATGATAAATATATCCTACATGATATAAGTGTTACAATGAAACAAGGTTCTTTAACTGCTATAGTTGGGCCTTCTGGAAGTGGAAAAAGTACATTGATGAAACTTTGCGCTCGGTTTTATGATCCTGATAAAGGTGTAATATTATTAGGTAACAAAAATATACGAGAGATTGATCCTGAGAAACTTATGCAACGCATTTCAATGGTATTTCAGGACGTATATTTATTTCAGGATACCATAAAGAATAATATTCGATTTGGTAAAGAGAATGCTACAGATAATGAGATAATAGAGGCGGCTAAAAAAGCTCAATGTCATGATTTTATAATACATTTACCTCAAGGATATGATACAATGATAGGTGAAGGTGGATGTACCTTATCTGGAGGAGAAAAACAGAGAATCTCAATTGCACGTGCTATATTAAAAGATGCTCCTGTAATTTTATTAGATGAAGCAACAGCTTCTTTAGATCCAGAAAATGAAGTGGAAATACAGTATGCAATCAATTCTTTAATACAAGGTAGAACTGTTATAGTTATAGCGCATAAACTAAAAACAATAAGTGATGCTGATAAAATTATTGTTTTAGATGGTGGAAATATTATAGAACAAGGGACACATGAACAATTATTAAAAGATGAGGGATTATATGCTCATTTATGGGATATTCAAGAAAAATCCTGTAATTGGAAAGTAAATGTATAG
- a CDS encoding ABC transporter ATP-binding protein, which translates to MKKKEGLSRLLEIAGEKKSLLLFSGLFSAISALCILIPFWSIYEILKELLVHASDLSTIDSELMISWGWLAFIALIVGVLFLYAGLMLSHIAAFRILYGLKIKLSEHIGQLSLGYLNSTSIGCIKKIMEQNVEKIEHFIAHTIPDLVNVFATITFMFIIFFSLNGWMAFTALLCILLSIGMQFSNFVGKRATALTKIYFDVQERMSASAVQYVRGMPIIKIFGQSIRSFRQFNAEIEAYKTFALKCCNNYQNGIIAFIILLNSIVTFILPVGILIMTSDPKNISLAAIYLFFIVMGPGVASPVYKLAFLASGTVEINEGVKRIDKIFEEKKLCEPVVPQIPQTYDIEFRNVSFAYEDRENMTKTEALKDISFIARQGEVTALVGPSGSGKSTIANLIPRFWDVSSGEILIGGINIKNISSPQLLEIVSFVFQDTFLFNDTIYANITAGNTQASLSDVIQAAQAAQCDDFIRSLPKGYDTIVGERGVFLSGGEAQRICIARAILRNSPILVLDEATAFADPENEYKIQQALQKLIKGKTVIIIAHRLSSITSAHQILVFKEGCLVQKGRHDELHVTTGIYKNMWNAYINAHNWKLNLKK; encoded by the coding sequence ATGAAGAAAAAAGAAGGATTATCTAGGTTACTGGAAATTGCGGGAGAAAAAAAAAGTTTATTGCTTTTCTCCGGGTTATTTTCCGCTATAAGTGCATTATGTATACTTATACCATTTTGGTCTATATATGAAATATTAAAGGAATTGCTTGTTCATGCTTCTGATTTATCTACGATAGATTCTGAGCTAATGATCAGTTGGGGGTGGCTTGCTTTTATTGCTTTGATTGTGGGTGTACTATTTTTGTATGCGGGATTAATGTTATCTCACATAGCCGCCTTTCGTATTTTATATGGGTTAAAAATAAAACTTTCAGAGCATATAGGTCAGTTGTCTTTGGGATATTTAAATTCGACATCTATCGGTTGTATAAAGAAAATCATGGAACAAAATGTCGAAAAAATAGAGCATTTTATAGCTCACACTATTCCCGATTTGGTGAATGTGTTTGCAACCATAACTTTTATGTTTATTATCTTTTTTTCTTTAAATGGTTGGATGGCATTCACCGCTCTATTATGCATACTTTTAAGTATAGGAATGCAATTTTCTAATTTTGTAGGGAAAAGAGCTACTGCACTTACGAAAATCTATTTTGATGTCCAAGAACGCATGAGTGCTTCAGCTGTTCAATATGTGAGAGGTATGCCAATTATAAAGATATTTGGACAAAGTATACGTTCTTTTCGGCAGTTCAATGCCGAAATCGAAGCGTATAAAACATTTGCTTTAAAATGCTGTAATAACTATCAAAATGGTATAATTGCATTTATTATTCTGTTGAATTCAATAGTCACGTTTATTCTTCCTGTAGGAATATTAATAATGACCTCTGATCCTAAAAACATCTCATTAGCTGCAATTTATCTTTTTTTCATCGTGATGGGGCCCGGAGTAGCTTCCCCTGTATATAAACTCGCATTTTTAGCTTCAGGAACTGTAGAAATTAATGAAGGAGTAAAACGTATAGACAAAATATTTGAGGAAAAAAAACTATGTGAACCAGTTGTTCCTCAAATACCTCAGACGTATGATATTGAATTCAGAAATGTAAGTTTTGCTTACGAAGATAGAGAAAATATGACAAAGACAGAAGCGCTGAAGGATATCTCTTTTATCGCTCGACAAGGTGAAGTAACAGCTCTGGTTGGACCTTCTGGGTCAGGGAAGTCAACAATAGCCAATCTCATTCCTCGCTTTTGGGATGTTTCCTCTGGAGAGATTTTAATAGGGGGAATAAACATAAAAAATATTTCCTCACCCCAATTATTGGAGATCGTGTCTTTTGTATTCCAAGATACGTTTCTTTTCAATGATACCATATATGCCAATATTACAGCAGGAAATACTCAAGCTAGTTTATCGGATGTTATACAAGCTGCTCAAGCTGCCCAATGTGATGATTTTATTCGAAGTCTTCCTAAAGGATATGATACGATTGTCGGAGAGAGAGGCGTTTTTCTTTCTGGAGGAGAGGCACAACGAATTTGTATAGCTAGGGCTATTTTACGAAATTCTCCTATTTTAGTATTAGATGAAGCAACAGCTTTTGCTGACCCAGAAAATGAATATAAAATACAACAGGCCTTACAAAAGTTAATAAAAGGTAAAACTGTTATTATCATAGCTCATAGATTGTCTTCTATCACCTCTGCTCATCAAATTCTTGTTTTTAAGGAAGGATGTTTAGTTCAAAAAGGAAGACATGACGAACTTCATGTTACTACAGGCATATATAAAAATATGTGGAATGCTTATATAAATGCACATAACTGGAAGTTAAATCTAAAAAAATGA
- a CDS encoding methyltransferase family protein, whose protein sequence is MIYFSWATQIILAIISFLWLIPYYIAFKVGNRKYMSKTLDLSCNNRYTLMYYSGFFISILWYIMPFLNQPRFKLNIFSLFDIKVILLENVLYNIILIALIGYFMSVWGTKVVNCNLQATKDRFLHPSKLITEGPYKKVRNPMIMGDLFCHLSFILLLGAIHTLCLYIIYICINLVIVYIENKYSLCIHFKKEYEEYAKKTPAYMNQELWLFAIFYLVIIVTNICLTTTIYI, encoded by the coding sequence ATGATTTATTTTAGCTGGGCCACCCAAATTATTTTGGCCATAATTTCATTTCTTTGGTTGATTCCTTATTATATAGCATTTAAGGTTGGGAATCGTAAATATATGTCTAAAACACTAGATTTATCTTGCAATAATAGATATACATTAATGTATTATTCGGGCTTTTTTATATCTATTCTTTGGTATATTATGCCCTTCTTAAATCAACCTCGCTTCAAACTAAACATTTTTTCTTTGTTTGACATAAAAGTAATACTGTTGGAAAATGTTCTTTACAATATTATCCTTATTGCATTAATTGGATATTTTATGTCTGTTTGGGGTACTAAAGTGGTAAATTGTAATCTGCAAGCAACCAAAGATAGGTTTTTGCATCCTTCAAAGTTAATAACGGAAGGTCCCTATAAAAAAGTGAGAAATCCGATGATAATGGGAGATCTATTTTGTCATTTAAGTTTTATTCTTCTGCTTGGAGCCATACATACATTATGTTTATATATAATTTATATATGTATTAATCTTGTAATTGTATATATAGAAAATAAATATTCATTATGTATACATTTCAAGAAAGAATATGAAGAATATGCTAAAAAAACTCCAGCTTATATGAATCAGGAATTATGGCTGTTTGCTATTTTTTACTTGGTAATTATTGTGACAAATATTTGTCTAACTACGACAATATATATTTAA
- a CDS encoding methyltransferase yields MNTKLIIHIVISLISLSGLIVYYYAFLLGYKKHNSQLKKQSKLPEKLYFMSTYPALIWYVLPFIEQPRMHGIYDWLNGEFVFFNVLYIPVSFLLFVYFFGIWGKKSVSQNIEATKSAFYAPSKLLTEGIYARVQHPMIIGDILGHFSLVLLTGGIYTCILFPIYVFIDLFMIKIQVKYSLEPYYKSELIVYRKKTPVLLDQKLLFIVLFMALLVICNFLNYTKII; encoded by the coding sequence ATGAATACAAAGTTGATAATTCACATAGTAATTAGTTTGATCTCATTAAGTGGATTAATTGTTTATTATTACGCATTTCTACTAGGTTACAAAAAACATAATTCTCAATTAAAAAAACAATCAAAGCTTCCGGAAAAGTTATATTTTATGAGCACTTATCCAGCACTCATATGGTATGTATTACCCTTTATAGAGCAACCAAGGATGCATGGAATATATGACTGGTTAAATGGCGAATTTGTTTTTTTTAATGTTTTGTATATTCCAGTTTCTTTTCTGTTGTTTGTATATTTCTTTGGCATTTGGGGTAAAAAGTCTGTTTCTCAAAATATTGAAGCTACTAAAAGTGCATTTTATGCCCCAAGTAAATTGTTAACAGAAGGAATATATGCAAGAGTTCAACATCCAATGATCATAGGGGATATATTAGGACATTTTTCTTTGGTGTTATTAACAGGTGGAATCTACACTTGCATTTTATTCCCTATATATGTATTTATAGATCTCTTTATGATAAAAATACAGGTTAAGTATTCTTTAGAACCATATTATAAATCAGAACTTATAGTTTATAGAAAGAAAACCCCTGTTCTCCTTGATCAAAAACTATTATTTATAGTTTTATTTATGGCATTGTTGGTTATTTGTAATTTTTTAAATTATACAAAAATAATATGA
- a CDS encoding methyltransferase domain-containing protein translates to MRNKEGLVDDLITSIPGEWKFDEQVSQHFDTHVRKSVPLYEEVQKAVIEISEWFIRDNSVVYDLGSSTGETISLLLQKHSRKKNVRFIGVEESLPMIEIARKKCSSELVQFLQQHIEEINEFANIDLVLSLYTLQFLPLWKRKKVLQRIYNGLVEGGAFIFVEKIRAENSLFEDIWNDLYWDFKQENGLNEQQVIKKAQSLRGVLIPLSLTENLSLLSDVGFQCMDTFIKWHNFAGIIAVKMPSKNDIEENTYLNTDKNNKIQQ, encoded by the coding sequence ATGAGAAATAAAGAAGGGCTAGTCGATGATTTGATAACATCAATTCCAGGAGAATGGAAATTTGATGAACAAGTATCACAACATTTCGACACTCATGTAAGAAAAAGTGTCCCATTGTACGAGGAAGTACAAAAGGCTGTTATCGAAATAAGTGAATGGTTTATTAGAGACAATAGTGTTGTATATGATTTAGGTTCCTCTACAGGAGAAACCATTTCTCTTTTATTACAAAAGCATTCAAGAAAAAAGAATGTGAGATTCATCGGAGTCGAAGAAAGTTTACCAATGATAGAGATTGCAAGAAAAAAATGTAGTAGCGAATTAGTTCAATTTCTACAACAACATATAGAGGAAATAAATGAATTTGCTAATATAGATTTAGTTTTATCATTGTATACGTTACAGTTTTTACCTTTATGGAAAAGAAAAAAAGTCTTACAACGGATATATAATGGATTAGTAGAAGGTGGAGCTTTTATATTTGTAGAGAAAATAAGGGCGGAAAATTCACTGTTTGAGGATATATGGAATGACTTGTATTGGGATTTTAAGCAAGAAAATGGTTTGAATGAACAACAAGTTATAAAAAAGGCTCAAAGTTTGAGAGGCGTTTTGATTCCATTGAGTCTTACAGAGAATTTGAGTCTACTATCTGATGTCGGTTTTCAATGTATGGATACTTTCATTAAATGGCACAATTTTGCAGGAATTATAGCTGTAAAAATGCCTTCGAAAAATGATATAGAAGAAAATACTTATTTAAATACAGATAAAAATAATAAAATACAGCAATGA
- a CDS encoding saccharopine dehydrogenase NADP-binding domain-containing protein: MVYNKYIGIIGGTGTIGSIIVKYLLQLQTHFHVLIGGRRSIKEISMSTFYNSERLKYNQMNYNNDVELDNFCSQCLLVINAVGPSFKINDKIALHALRNNCHYIDIGGYGILRDLLKPYEKSIEAQKLCFIIGVGWMPGISGVFSKTIIETHLNSPENTNFNIYYGAVDNWSYSSTYDLAASSMGKTRSYVYSHGKEIQVSPFRYTHHKFFPFIGHKKICMPSFDEQLTQLATSLKQIRKISTFIMLNDYISMGKFMFIKIFYKHNLNKATLMLQDDYQRLVKKENKWGSVICQVSKIEPERKIDTFYYLYTKNNLLYTALPAVITTQYILEGKTKIGLNCLCDSLNCQSFMSDLDFYGIKYSYYEHKN, from the coding sequence ATGGTTTATAATAAATATATAGGAATAATAGGTGGAACTGGAACAATTGGTTCTATTATAGTTAAATATTTATTACAACTACAAACTCACTTCCATGTTTTAATTGGTGGTAGGAGATCCATAAAAGAAATATCTATGTCTACATTTTATAATAGTGAGCGACTTAAGTATAACCAAATGAACTATAACAATGATGTAGAATTGGATAATTTTTGTTCTCAATGTTTGTTGGTTATTAATGCTGTTGGACCTTCATTTAAAATAAATGACAAGATTGCCTTACATGCATTAAGAAATAATTGCCACTACATCGATATAGGAGGATATGGCATTTTGCGTGATTTATTAAAACCATATGAAAAAAGCATTGAAGCTCAGAAACTTTGCTTTATTATAGGTGTTGGTTGGATGCCTGGTATTTCAGGCGTATTTTCTAAAACTATTATAGAGACTCATTTAAACAGCCCAGAAAATACTAATTTTAATATCTATTATGGTGCTGTTGATAATTGGTCATATAGTTCAACTTATGATCTGGCAGCATCATCTATGGGAAAAACACGTTCCTATGTTTATTCTCATGGAAAGGAAATACAGGTGTCTCCTTTTCGATATACACATCACAAATTTTTTCCTTTCATTGGACATAAAAAAATATGTATGCCATCATTTGACGAACAATTAACTCAATTGGCTACTTCTTTAAAACAAATAAGAAAGATATCAACATTCATTATGCTAAATGACTATATCTCAATGGGGAAGTTTATGTTTATAAAGATCTTTTATAAACATAATTTAAATAAAGCAACACTTATGTTGCAAGATGATTATCAACGTCTCGTTAAGAAAGAGAATAAGTGGGGAAGTGTAATTTGTCAAGTTTCTAAAATAGAGCCAGAAAGAAAGATAGATACCTTTTACTATTTATATACAAAAAATAATTTATTATATACTGCATTACCTGCTGTTATTACTACTCAATACATTTTAGAAGGTAAAACAAAAATAGGATTAAATTGTCTTTGTGACTCTTTGAATTGCCAATCTTTTATGTCGGATTTAGACTTTTACGGAATAAAATATTCATATTATGAACATAAAAATTAA
- a CDS encoding saccharopine dehydrogenase NADP-binding domain-containing protein — MSKKKVLVIGGTGIAGQFITDYLLHYHDICELFIASRGIHKISEKKVKFIKMDIHDTQNIESVIKQFDIIILALGPFSCVGTDIYTICLRNHVICVDINDDYGHSGRVLEIKNENITNFRGTIFTGMGLCPGLTTFMLEYAAEQLKKTVLEAELRIYFGAGVVSGTASIINMFEGFKDDLMLLSEREIRRIKPTKYHSDRTFTFDRFHSNMPLIFFSSPEIRTIQRASRFEELQNFDCAFHLQNLPMGIVPLLRKSSFIRKLICKMVNKQQGQLEKNEKNEKSVIVCTYVRNQNSIVKCLLHSDSSFRLTGVFCAVIVLSIIKGCIPIMPGIFTFEDININLHMLNEILKNNNINISIEE, encoded by the coding sequence ATGTCTAAAAAGAAAGTTTTAGTAATTGGTGGCACAGGGATTGCGGGACAATTTATTACAGATTACTTGCTACATTATCATGATATTTGTGAATTATTTATAGCATCAAGAGGTATTCATAAGATATCAGAGAAGAAAGTAAAGTTCATAAAAATGGACATACATGATACCCAAAATATAGAATCTGTTATTAAACAATTTGATATTATAATTTTGGCACTTGGTCCTTTTTCATGTGTAGGAACAGATATTTATACAATTTGTTTAAGAAATCACGTAATATGTGTTGATATTAATGATGACTATGGACATAGTGGACGTGTACTAGAAATAAAAAATGAGAACATAACAAATTTTCGGGGAACAATTTTTACAGGAATGGGATTATGTCCAGGGTTGACAACTTTCATGCTAGAATATGCTGCAGAACAATTAAAAAAAACTGTTTTAGAAGCCGAATTGAGAATCTATTTTGGAGCAGGTGTTGTTTCTGGAACAGCTTCAATAATCAATATGTTTGAGGGTTTTAAAGATGACCTGATGCTCCTTTCAGAAAGGGAAATCCGAAGAATAAAACCAACTAAATATCATTCAGATAGAACTTTTACTTTTGATCGTTTTCATTCCAATATGCCATTAATATTCTTTTCTAGTCCTGAAATAAGGACTATACAACGAGCTAGTCGATTTGAAGAACTACAAAATTTTGATTGTGCTTTTCATCTGCAAAATCTTCCTATGGGCATAGTTCCCTTACTAAGAAAGAGCTCTTTTATTAGAAAATTGATTTGTAAAATGGTCAATAAACAACAGGGGCAATTGGAGAAAAATGAGAAAAACGAGAAATCTGTGATAGTATGTACTTATGTAAGAAATCAAAATTCTATTGTAAAATGTTTATTGCACTCAGATTCCTCATTTAGATTAACAGGAGTATTTTGTGCGGTAATTGTGCTCTCGATAATAAAAGGATGTATACCAATTATGCCTGGCATCTTTACTTTTGAAGACATAAATATCAATCTGCACATGTTAAACGAAATATTAAAAAACAACAACATAAATATATCTATAGAGGAATAG
- a CDS encoding DUF6796 family protein — MNNRNYDCIIIISVISGLFITTCDYLVQMKTVETDYFVSRLLSLEETILNLSSFGCIFTFPFWILGTYFIYTTMCKVNKKLALINTFCISYSLLMLGFYHYSYAIIYSIGTSKMIMQTNIDWQLLTGSNIPFFPFMFILLPVTWLIVGFSNFSSKAIVPRWSIVVNPVILTIILSIVTWIIPKTECLLPGIFSLGITLYYIICWISLKKDRNLCLKRKF, encoded by the coding sequence ATGAACAATCGTAATTATGACTGTATAATCATTATAAGTGTAATCTCAGGTTTATTTATCACAACCTGCGACTATCTAGTACAGATGAAAACTGTTGAAACAGATTATTTTGTTTCAAGACTACTTTCTTTAGAAGAAACTATTTTAAATTTATCATCTTTTGGATGTATTTTTACTTTTCCTTTTTGGATATTAGGGACATACTTCATATACACAACAATGTGTAAAGTTAATAAAAAGCTTGCGCTTATTAATACATTCTGTATATCTTATTCTTTATTGATGTTGGGGTTTTATCATTACAGCTATGCCATAATATATAGTATTGGTACATCAAAAATGATAATGCAAACAAATATAGATTGGCAATTATTAACAGGATCTAATATACCTTTTTTCCCCTTTATGTTTATTCTACTTCCAGTGACCTGGCTGATTGTTGGATTTAGTAACTTTTCATCCAAAGCTATAGTTCCTCGATGGTCTATAGTTGTGAACCCTGTTATACTAACAATTATTTTATCTATTGTCACTTGGATAATTCCCAAGACCGAATGCTTACTACCAGGCATTTTTAGTTTGGGGATCACTCTGTATTATATAATTTGTTGGATAAGCTTAAAAAAAGATAGAAATTTATGTCTAAAAAGAAAGTTTTAG
- a CDS encoding YncE family protein: MKNQWFLLSLLATFLSFISCSKDDPFPTDEEDDMSFVHSVTVGDNAYVSLFKDLNVEQTSTQNSLVFAKESFLFTYGGNIYVLESMNARLYKYRVENGLLIQEKETMILPSGSLPAFLTFDSEEKAYISCVGLGKLYIINPTTMQKTGEIDLSEYAIGKESGDKNPEPGASVIRDGILYVGLAQDKSQFNPNTGAYVLLIDTKTDKPIKMISDNRATMATAYEYSGDPFIDEKGDLYIYCVGGFGYFANCTEGFLRIKKGETDFDQSYYFPIETISIPDIKGNKANYIYSKTYTGNGKLYGYFNVPGYVSNPPDYVNDKSMQTFEIDVYNKTVKKMNFDGTTGWSCSQCKAGDYMVFGMASTQGTGYYLYNYKEDKYEPLKIKTEGNPFKIQYLK, from the coding sequence ATGAAAAATCAATGGTTTTTATTGTCGCTATTAGCGACCTTTTTAAGTTTTATTTCATGTAGTAAAGATGATCCGTTTCCAACAGATGAAGAAGACGATATGAGTTTTGTTCATAGTGTCACGGTGGGTGATAATGCTTATGTTAGTCTATTTAAAGATTTAAATGTAGAACAGACAAGTACACAAAATTCTTTGGTCTTTGCAAAAGAATCTTTTCTTTTTACTTATGGGGGTAACATTTATGTCTTAGAATCGATGAATGCCCGTTTATATAAGTACAGAGTCGAGAATGGTTTGCTAATTCAAGAAAAAGAAACGATGATTCTCCCTTCCGGTTCTCTTCCTGCATTCCTTACATTTGATTCAGAAGAAAAAGCTTATATATCATGCGTAGGATTGGGAAAATTGTATATAATAAATCCTACGACAATGCAAAAAACAGGTGAAATAGATTTATCTGAATATGCAATTGGGAAAGAAAGTGGTGATAAAAATCCTGAACCTGGTGCTTCGGTTATTAGAGATGGTATTTTATATGTAGGATTAGCTCAAGATAAGTCCCAGTTTAACCCTAATACTGGAGCTTATGTACTTTTGATTGATACAAAGACAGACAAGCCTATTAAAATGATATCTGATAATAGAGCTACAATGGCAACCGCTTATGAGTATTCAGGTGATCCTTTCATTGATGAAAAAGGCGATCTTTATATTTATTGTGTAGGAGGCTTCGGATATTTTGCAAACTGTACAGAAGGTTTCTTGCGTATAAAGAAAGGAGAAACAGACTTTGATCAGTCATACTATTTCCCAATAGAAACAATTAGTATACCGGACATAAAGGGTAATAAAGCAAATTATATTTATAGCAAAACATATACAGGAAATGGTAAGCTATATGGATATTTCAATGTTCCGGGATATGTTAGTAATCCACCTGATTATGTAAATGACAAATCAATGCAAACATTTGAAATAGATGTTTATAATAAAACTGTCAAAAAAATGAACTTTGACGGAACTACGGGTTGGTCATGTAGTCAATGTAAAGCAGGAGACTATATGGTGTTCGGGATGGCTTCTACTCAAGGAACAGGTTATTATCTTTACAACTATAAAGAAGATAAGTATGAACCTTTAAAGATAAAAACAGAAGGTAATCCCTTCAAAATTCAATATTTAAAATAA